In one Brienomyrus brachyistius isolate T26 chromosome 5, BBRACH_0.4, whole genome shotgun sequence genomic region, the following are encoded:
- the LOC125742009 gene encoding uncharacterized protein LOC125742009 isoform X1, producing MDSASLQTSREAMVDEMKKKSPDVSIIKHAMNTTFALRRAEVVKDKPDIRQMVQRWPALFTESQVNLEFTRITGKSLIGEFFSALDGLYPGLEEVFTRKTGRVGQELADLRKQKQSMEPTVNRCYALRGLPIILGDNASKFLTSQKNAADGDLEIPIGIIFNGENGSPEQELNPSQLGILLEGNVVMDSICSLPLAMCLLFGLTYALHLEYPKCMKNTFLFIQQIMLNLGRNDPPPKLQRLKNELSM from the exons ATGGATAGCGCTAGTCTTCAAACTTCCCGAGAAGCCATGGTTgatgaaatgaagaaaaaatcTCCGGATGTTTCCATCATAAAACATGCCATGAACACCACTTTTGCCTTAAGAAGAGCAGAAGTAGTGAAGGATAAGCCTGACATCAGGCAGATGGTTCAGCGGTGGCCAGCGCTTTTTACTGAAAGCCAg GTCAACTTGGAATTCACCAGAATTACTGGAAAAAGCCTCATAGGAGAATTCTTTTCTGCTCTGGATGGTCTGTATCCTGGCTTAGAAGAGGTCTTCACGAGAAAGACAGGACGTGTGGGCCAAGAACTGGCAGACCTTCGGAAGCAAAAGCAG AGCATGGAGCCCACTGTCAACAGATGTTACGCCTTGAGGGGACTTCCAATTATTCTTGGGGACAATGCCTCCAAGTTCTTAACGAGTCAAAAA AATGCTGCTGATGGTGACCTTGAAATCCCAATAGGAATCATCTTCAATGGTGAAAACGGAAGTCCAGAGCAAGAACTGAACCCCTCCCAACTGGGGATCCTTCTAGAGGGCAATGTGGTTATGGATTCCATCTGCAGTCTTCCTTTGGCAATGTGTCTCCTGTTCGGACTGACTTATGCACTCCACTTGGAGTACCCAAAGTGCATGAAGAATACCTTCCTGTTTATCCAGCAGATTATGCTGAATCTGGGACGAAACGATCCTCCTCCAAAACTCCAAAGGCTAAAAAATGAGCTTTCAATGTGA
- the lgals2b gene encoding lectin, galactoside-binding, soluble, 2b codes for MSLTLKNMSVKPGKDLKITGVPKPDAEGFSVNIGHSDNDIALHFNVRFNQHGDHHVIVFNSRQGGSWCSEQREHHFPFEQGEEFKVTINYNSDEFHIKIPGDHTVTFPNRFGEDKFMYIEVLGDVKIKGFKIN; via the exons ATGAGT CTGACGCTGAAGAACATGTCTGTGAAGCCTGGGAAGGACCTGAAGATCACAGGTGTTCCCAAGCCTGATGCCGAGGG GTTCTCCGTTAACATCGGCCACAGCGACAATGACATCGCCCTGCACTTCAATGTCCGCTTCAACCAGCACGGGGACCATCACGTCATCGTCTTCAACTCCCGGCAGGGCGGCTCCTGGTGCAGCGAGCAGAGGGAACACCACTTCCCCTTCGAGCAGGGGGAGGAGTTTAAG GTAACCATCAACTACAACAGTGATGAGTTTCATATCAAGATACCCGGTGACCACACTGTGACGTTCCCTAATCGTTTTGGCGAAGACAAGTTCATGTATATTGAAGTACTGGGGGATGTCAAAATTAAGGGCTTCAAGATTAATTAA
- the LOC125742009 gene encoding uncharacterized protein LOC125742009 isoform X2: MDSASLQTSREAMVDEMKKKSPDVSIIKHAMNTTFALRRAEVVKDKPDIRQMVQRWPALFTESQVNLEFTRITGKSLIGEFFSALDGLYPGLEEVFTRKTGRVGQELADLRKQKQSMEPTVNRCYALRGLPIILGDNASKFLTSQKNAADGDLEIPIGIIFNGENGSPEQELNPSQLGILLEGNVVMDSICSLPLAMCLLFGLTYALHLEYPKCMKNTFLFIQQIMLNLGRNDPPPKLQRLKNELSM, encoded by the exons ATGGATAGCGCTAGTCTTCAAACTTCCCGAGAAGCCATGGTTgatgaaatgaagaaaaaatcTCCGGATGTTTCCATCATAAAACATGCCATGAACACCACTTTTGCCTTAAGAAGAGCAGAAGTAGTGAAGGATAAGCCTGACATCAGGCAGATGGTTCAGCGGTGGCCAGCGCTTTTTACTGAAAGCCAg GTCAACTTGGAATTCACCAGAATTACTGGAAAAAGCCTCATAGGAGAATTCTTTTCTGCTCTGGATGGTCTGTATCCTGGCTTAGAAGAGGTCTTCACGAGAAAGACAGGACGTGTGGGCCAAGAACTGGCAGACCTTCGGAAGCAAAAGCAG AGCATGGAGCCCACTGTCAACAGATGTTACGCCTTGAGGGGACTTCCAATTATTCTTGGGGACAATGCCTCCAAGTTCTTAACGAGTCAAAAA AATGCTGCTGATGGTGACCTTGAAATCCCAATAGGAATCATCTTCAATGGTGAAAACGGAAGTCCAGAGCAAGAACTGAACCCCTCCCAACTGGGGATCCTTCTAGAGGGCAATGTGGTTATGGATTCCATCTGCAGTCTTCCTTTGGCAATGTGTCTCCTGTTCGGACTGACTTATGCACTCCACTTGGAGTACCCAAAGTGCATGAAGAATACCTTCCTGTTTATCCAGCAGATTATGCTGAATCTGGGACGAAACGATCCTCCTCCAAAACTCCAAAGGCTAAAAAATGAGCTTTCAAT GTAA